The following coding sequences lie in one Caproicibacterium argilliputei genomic window:
- a CDS encoding 5-bromo-4-chloroindolyl phosphate hydrolysis family protein — MGKSDYSHFGRRVSRALRDAMRSGNFEDIGRVVGDTVRDVADEVNETFQSNPDHRRAPHPYAPNGQPEGGDYGYTAQTPPQGQEPPVYYGPNQAAPEPRRHRRHQRASVRGVPGSLSGMFCSILGTIIGVPLLIADIAVLGVFAASQMTASAALVTASVLLPLTAVSFGCAGYGGRLRHRARRFARYQAALGGAAFGQVAELAATAGETPERTVKDLKKMIAAGLYPSGHITPDSSCFIIDDETYMEYLDAEKARKRKEQKARAAQQQKEADPKNAELETVRREGNDYLLEIRAANDEIPDEAVSNQLYQLENITGRIFHCVEQHPQKLPEIRKFMRYYLPTTLKLVKSYREFDKQSVQGENIRKAKSEIAHALDTINTAFANLLDSLFADDAFDISTDISTLEAMLKQEGLTGSDFQQPEDREAE; from the coding sequence ATGGGGAAATCGGATTATTCTCATTTTGGCAGAAGAGTGAGCAGAGCGTTGCGGGACGCCATGCGTTCCGGCAATTTTGAAGATATCGGCCGCGTGGTGGGGGACACGGTGCGGGATGTGGCGGATGAAGTCAATGAAACGTTTCAGAGCAACCCGGACCATCGCCGCGCGCCCCATCCTTACGCACCGAACGGGCAGCCCGAAGGCGGCGATTACGGCTACACCGCACAAACACCGCCGCAGGGGCAGGAACCGCCGGTTTATTATGGGCCAAACCAAGCAGCCCCTGAACCGCGCAGGCACCGGCGGCACCAACGGGCGTCTGTTCGTGGTGTGCCCGGCAGTTTGTCCGGTATGTTCTGTTCCATTTTAGGAACCATCATTGGTGTGCCGCTTTTGATTGCGGACATTGCGGTGCTGGGTGTTTTTGCTGCCAGCCAGATGACCGCGTCTGCCGCACTGGTTACGGCTTCGGTACTGCTGCCACTGACAGCGGTATCCTTTGGCTGTGCGGGGTACGGTGGCCGTCTGCGTCACCGCGCCCGCCGCTTTGCACGGTATCAGGCGGCGTTGGGCGGCGCAGCGTTCGGTCAGGTTGCGGAGCTTGCCGCCACCGCCGGGGAAACACCGGAGCGCACTGTGAAAGACCTCAAAAAAATGATTGCGGCGGGGCTGTATCCCAGCGGACATATTACTCCGGACAGTTCCTGCTTTATCATTGACGATGAAACTTACATGGAATATCTGGACGCGGAAAAAGCGCGCAAACGCAAAGAGCAGAAAGCCCGCGCCGCACAGCAGCAGAAAGAAGCCGACCCGAAGAACGCCGAATTGGAGACAGTCCGCCGGGAGGGCAATGATTATCTGCTGGAAATTCGCGCCGCCAACGATGAGATTCCAGACGAGGCAGTTTCTAACCAACTGTATCAGCTGGAGAATATCACCGGCCGAATTTTTCACTGCGTAGAGCAGCATCCGCAGAAGCTGCCGGAAATCCGCAAGTTTATGCGCTACTACTTGCCGACTACTTTAAAACTTGTCAAATCCTACCGGGAGTTTGACAAGCAGTCTGTGCAGGGCGAAAATATTCGGAAAGCCAAAAGCGAGATTGCCCACGCGCTGGATACCATCAATACGGCCTTTGCCAATTTGCTGGACAGCTTGTTTGCGGATGATGCCTTTGATATTTCCACCGATATTTCGACTCTGGAAGCAATGCTCAAGCAGGAGGGACTGACCGGCAGTGACTTTCAGCAGCCGGAAGACCGCGAAGCAGAGTGA
- a CDS encoding 5-methyltetrahydropteroyltriglutamate--homocysteine S-methyltransferase yields MAKTDTAPFRADIVGSFLRPASLKQARADYAQNKISLQQLRAAEDAAIRDLVQKEKEVGLQAVTDGEFRRRYWHLDFLAALDGVEEVKAEHWSVAFKDRQPKAATLKITGKVDFGSHPFLEHFRFLQSIAEGTLCKMTIPSPSMLHLICCVREEHYQPISLYQDQQALFQDIATAYQKAVRAFYDAGCRYLQLDDTSWGEFCDQEKRKAYAARGLNLDEIARAYVRVINQILEAKPDDMVITMHICRGNFRSTWFSSGGYEPVAEILFGGCHVDGFFLEYDSDRAGSFEPLRFIQNQKVVLGLITSKYPQLEKEADVRRRVEEASQYVKLDQLCLSPQCGFSSTEEGNLMTEEQQWEKVRFVKKVAAQIWP; encoded by the coding sequence ATGGCAAAAACAGATACAGCACCATTTCGTGCGGATATTGTCGGGAGCTTTTTGCGTCCGGCGTCGTTAAAACAAGCGCGCGCGGATTATGCGCAGAACAAAATCAGCCTGCAGCAGCTGCGGGCGGCGGAGGACGCGGCCATTCGCGATCTGGTTCAAAAGGAAAAGGAAGTGGGTCTGCAGGCCGTTACAGACGGAGAGTTCCGCCGCCGCTACTGGCACTTGGATTTTCTTGCGGCACTGGATGGCGTGGAAGAGGTCAAGGCGGAGCATTGGTCCGTTGCTTTTAAAGACCGCCAACCGAAAGCGGCAACCCTGAAAATCACCGGAAAGGTTGACTTTGGCAGCCATCCGTTTTTGGAGCATTTCCGCTTTCTGCAGAGCATTGCAGAGGGAACGCTCTGCAAGATGACCATTCCGTCGCCCTCCATGCTGCACTTGATTTGCTGTGTGCGCGAGGAGCATTATCAGCCGATTTCCTTGTATCAGGACCAGCAGGCGCTGTTTCAGGACATCGCGACTGCATATCAGAAAGCAGTTCGCGCGTTCTATGACGCTGGCTGCCGGTATCTGCAGCTGGATGACACGTCATGGGGAGAATTTTGTGACCAGGAGAAACGGAAAGCGTATGCGGCGCGCGGACTGAACCTTGATGAAATTGCGCGTGCGTATGTGCGGGTCATCAATCAGATATTGGAAGCGAAACCAGATGACATGGTCATTACTATGCATATCTGCCGGGGCAATTTCCGCTCCACCTGGTTTTCTTCCGGCGGATATGAGCCGGTTGCGGAGATTCTGTTTGGCGGCTGCCATGTCGATGGGTTTTTCCTGGAATATGATTCCGACCGTGCAGGCAGTTTTGAACCGCTGCGCTTTATCCAAAATCAAAAAGTCGTGCTTGGCTTGATTACTTCTAAGTATCCGCAGCTGGAAAAGGAAGCGGATGTGCGCCGGCGTGTGGAAGAAGCATCCCAGTATGTGAAGCTGGATCAGCTTTGCCTCAGCCCGCAGTGCGGCTTTTCTTCCACCGAAGAGGGCAATCTGATGACCGAGGAGCAGCAGTGGGAAAAAGTGCGTTTCGTAAAAAAGGTCGCGGCACAAATCTGGCCGTAA
- a CDS encoding aspartate aminotransferase family protein — protein MLRDALPKIVTPSLPGPKAAEILERRKKTVPSAIRCPYPVVIQRGEGAMVEDVDGNRFVDWIGGVGVLNVGYSQPEIVAAVKEQADRYFHGMANVVTHPGYVALSEKLSELAPVKGAHKKAYFANSGAEADENAVKIAKAFTGRPNILVFSGAFHGRTLLTMAMTSKKSYAVGMGPFPDGVYRAEFPYLYRRPEGMPEEKAIAYYLQKLQEVFDQCSPAQYIAAIVVEPVQGEGGFIPAPLEWVKAVRKLCDQHGILLIADEVQCGFCRTGRLFASEYWQESGVQPDILATAKSIAAGLPLSAIVAREEIMESVPAGVIGGTYCGNPLACAAGLKVLEILERDHLAERALAIGKTVMERYRTWQQKYPVIGDVRGLGAMVGIEFVKNRESKEPYPELVSKLVAETAQHGLMVESAGVYGNVIRFLAPLVITDAQLEAGLQIFEQAIAACI, from the coding sequence ATGCTGCGTGATGCATTGCCGAAGATTGTTACTCCAAGTTTGCCCGGCCCGAAAGCCGCGGAAATTCTGGAGCGGAGAAAGAAAACCGTACCCAGCGCAATCCGCTGCCCGTATCCGGTTGTGATTCAGCGCGGAGAGGGTGCAATGGTTGAGGATGTGGACGGAAACCGCTTTGTAGACTGGATCGGCGGCGTTGGTGTGCTCAACGTCGGCTATTCGCAGCCGGAAATTGTCGCCGCGGTCAAAGAGCAGGCAGACCGCTACTTTCACGGTATGGCCAATGTGGTCACACATCCCGGTTATGTGGCGCTTTCAGAAAAGCTCAGCGAACTGGCGCCTGTAAAGGGCGCACACAAAAAGGCGTACTTTGCAAACAGCGGCGCGGAGGCGGACGAAAACGCCGTGAAGATTGCCAAAGCCTTTACCGGCCGACCGAATATTCTTGTGTTTTCGGGGGCTTTTCACGGGCGCACGCTGCTGACCATGGCGATGACCTCGAAAAAGTCTTACGCAGTCGGCATGGGGCCGTTTCCGGATGGCGTTTATCGGGCAGAATTTCCGTATCTGTACCGCCGACCCGAAGGAATGCCGGAAGAGAAAGCAATCGCGTACTATCTGCAGAAACTGCAGGAAGTTTTTGACCAGTGTTCTCCGGCACAGTACATTGCGGCTATTGTGGTGGAGCCAGTGCAGGGCGAGGGTGGTTTCATCCCTGCGCCGCTGGAGTGGGTCAAAGCGGTACGCAAGCTGTGCGACCAGCACGGTATCCTGCTGATTGCAGACGAAGTGCAGTGCGGCTTCTGCCGTACCGGACGGCTGTTTGCCAGCGAATACTGGCAGGAAAGCGGCGTGCAGCCAGATATTCTGGCAACAGCAAAGTCGATTGCCGCCGGTCTGCCGCTGAGCGCGATTGTGGCGCGGGAAGAAATTATGGAGTCGGTGCCCGCGGGCGTCATCGGCGGCACCTACTGTGGCAACCCGCTGGCTTGCGCAGCGGGGCTGAAAGTTCTGGAAATCCTGGAGCGCGACCATCTGGCGGAGCGGGCACTCGCCATCGGGAAAACCGTCATGGAGCGTTACCGCACTTGGCAGCAGAAATATCCGGTCATCGGGGATGTGCGCGGGTTGGGCGCCATGGTCGGCATCGAATTCGTTAAGAATCGGGAAAGCAAGGAGCCGTATCCGGAGCTGGTCTCCAAGCTGGTGGCAGAAACCGCGCAGCACGGCCTAATGGTAGAGAGCGCGGGCGTGTACGGTAACGTCATCCGTTTCTTAGCGCCGCTGGTCATTACGGATGCGCAGCTGGAGGCAGGTTTGCAAATCTTTGAACAGGCGATTGCCGCCTGCATTTGA
- a CDS encoding toxic anion resistance protein — protein MKEKEMPELELTLNPVPAPAAPDVQFAQPKPAVSPAQEPKLTPAEQKMVSDFAAKIDLTNSAQVLQYGAGAQKKMADFSESALENVRTKDLGEVGKMLTDVVTELKSFDVGEEDKGFFARFKRSANKLTAMKARYATAEANVDKICEALEAHQVQLLKDISTLDKMYEVNKTYFKELSMYLLAGKQKLELVRAEELPALKQKAQQSALPEDAQAANDLSSMCDRFEKKLHDLELTRMVSIQMAPQLRLVQNNDLLMSDKIQSTIVNTIPLWKSQMVLALGVEHSAQAAKAQREVTDMTNALLRKNADTLKMATIDTQRESERGIVDLETLQHTNETLISTLDEVMQIQQEGREKRAQAERELGKLENDLKSKLLQLR, from the coding sequence ATGAAGGAAAAAGAAATGCCCGAACTGGAGCTGACTCTAAATCCGGTGCCCGCGCCAGCGGCGCCCGATGTGCAGTTCGCACAGCCGAAACCGGCGGTCAGCCCTGCGCAGGAACCGAAGCTGACGCCTGCGGAGCAGAAAATGGTGAGCGACTTTGCCGCGAAAATCGATCTGACCAACAGCGCACAGGTTTTGCAGTACGGTGCCGGTGCACAGAAAAAAATGGCTGATTTTTCGGAAAGTGCTCTGGAAAATGTGCGCACCAAAGACCTCGGTGAAGTTGGGAAAATGCTTACCGACGTTGTTACAGAACTGAAAAGTTTTGATGTCGGTGAGGAGGATAAAGGCTTTTTTGCGCGCTTTAAACGTTCCGCTAATAAGCTGACCGCGATGAAAGCCCGCTACGCGACCGCAGAAGCAAATGTAGATAAAATCTGCGAAGCGTTGGAAGCCCATCAGGTGCAGCTGCTGAAGGATATTTCCACTCTGGATAAAATGTATGAGGTAAACAAGACCTATTTTAAGGAACTTTCCATGTACCTGCTGGCAGGCAAGCAGAAGCTGGAGTTGGTGCGTGCAGAGGAACTTCCGGCACTGAAACAAAAAGCACAGCAGTCTGCTTTGCCGGAAGACGCGCAGGCGGCCAATGACCTTTCCAGTATGTGCGACCGTTTTGAAAAAAAGCTGCATGACTTGGAGCTGACGCGCATGGTGTCCATTCAGATGGCGCCGCAGCTGCGGCTGGTGCAGAACAATGACCTGCTGATGAGTGATAAGATTCAGTCGACCATTGTCAATACCATTCCGCTTTGGAAGAGCCAGATGGTGCTGGCACTCGGTGTGGAGCACTCGGCGCAGGCTGCCAAAGCGCAGCGCGAGGTGACCGATATGACCAATGCGCTGCTGCGCAAGAATGCGGATACGCTGAAAATGGCGACCATTGACACGCAGCGTGAGTCGGAGCGCGGCATTGTGGATTTGGAAACGCTGCAGCATACCAATGAAACGTTGATTTCCACACTGGATGAAGTGATGCAGATTCAGCAGGAAGGACGCGAGAAGCGTGCGCAGGCAGAACGTGAGTTAGGCAAGCTGGAAAATGACCTGAAAAGCAAGCTTCTGCAGCTGCGCTGA
- the metA gene encoding homoserine O-acetyltransferase MetA, whose amino-acid sequence MPIKIPDSLPARAVLEKEHIFVMTHRRALHQDIRPLRIALVNLMPTKITTETQILRCLANTPLQIEVDLVQMVSHKSKNTPEDHLLHFYETFDEIQDRVYDGCIITGAPVELLDFEEVDYWPELCRIFEWTKTNVHSTFHICWAAQAGLYYHYGIPKYRLPQKVFGVYPHRALTKKSRLFRGFDDIYWVPHSRQTEVRVEDIEKVPQLRLMSVSPEVGVHIVGDQEGRQYFVMGHSEYDVDTLGTEYRRDLEKGLPILMPKHYYPGNDPSRAPVNNWRATGQLLYTNWLNYFVYQTTPFDLNSLCSDSLDCAML is encoded by the coding sequence TTGCCGATTAAAATACCGGATTCTCTGCCGGCACGCGCTGTGCTGGAGAAAGAACATATCTTTGTAATGACGCACCGGCGCGCTCTGCACCAGGACATTCGCCCGCTGCGCATCGCGCTGGTGAATTTAATGCCAACGAAAATCACAACCGAAACGCAGATTTTGCGCTGCCTTGCCAATACACCGCTGCAGATTGAAGTGGATTTGGTGCAGATGGTGTCTCACAAATCCAAGAATACGCCGGAAGACCACTTGCTTCATTTTTACGAAACCTTTGACGAAATTCAGGACCGCGTGTACGATGGCTGCATCATCACCGGTGCGCCGGTGGAACTGCTGGACTTTGAAGAGGTGGATTACTGGCCGGAGCTTTGCCGTATTTTCGAGTGGACGAAAACCAACGTGCATTCAACTTTCCATATCTGCTGGGCGGCGCAGGCGGGACTGTACTATCACTACGGGATACCCAAGTACCGCCTGCCGCAGAAAGTTTTCGGCGTGTATCCGCACCGCGCGCTGACGAAAAAGTCGCGTCTGTTCCGTGGTTTTGACGATATCTACTGGGTGCCGCATTCGCGCCAGACAGAGGTGCGCGTGGAAGATATCGAAAAAGTGCCGCAGCTGCGGCTGATGTCTGTTTCTCCGGAGGTCGGTGTGCACATCGTCGGGGATCAGGAGGGGCGGCAGTATTTTGTGATGGGACACTCCGAGTATGATGTGGATACTTTGGGCACCGAATACCGCAGGGATTTGGAAAAGGGTCTGCCAATTCTGATGCCGAAGCATTATTATCCGGGAAATGACCCGTCACGTGCGCCGGTCAACAACTGGCGTGCCACTGGTCAGCTGCTGTATACCAACTGGCTCAACTACTTTGTCTATCAGACCACCCCGTTTGACTTAAATTCCCTGTGCAGTGACTCACTGGACTGCGCGATGCTGTAA
- a CDS encoding cytidylate kinase-like family protein: protein MSHRIISISRQFGSGGHEISQKLAQALCLPAYDKDLITRAAQESGLSTDVLAPVDEQYDHILDDGRATPSVGLSTSDTLFLAQTKIIRRLARQEDCIIVGRCSDVILLEEDVQLLRVFIHAPLQERIARIQRVRQLTTQEAERLIRSSDKQRRTYYSYYTDTQWGIQDNYDVSLNSAYWGIEKCVDLLTEAIQIL, encoded by the coding sequence ATGTCACATCGTATTATTTCCATCAGCAGACAGTTCGGCAGCGGAGGGCATGAAATCAGTCAAAAGCTTGCGCAGGCACTCTGCCTGCCGGCATACGACAAAGATCTGATTACCCGTGCGGCACAGGAAAGTGGCCTGAGCACAGACGTTCTGGCTCCGGTGGACGAGCAGTACGACCACATCTTGGATGATGGAAGGGCAACACCGAGCGTAGGGCTTTCCACCAGCGACACGCTTTTTCTGGCGCAGACAAAAATCATCCGTCGGCTGGCGCGGCAGGAAGACTGCATCATTGTGGGCCGCTGCTCCGATGTGATTCTGCTGGAAGAGGATGTGCAGCTGCTGCGCGTCTTTATTCATGCACCGCTTCAGGAACGCATTGCGCGTATTCAGCGCGTGCGCCAACTGACCACGCAGGAGGCGGAGCGGCTCATCCGCAGCAGCGACAAGCAGCGCCGTACATATTACAGCTATTACACAGATACACAATGGGGCATTCAGGACAACTACGACGTTTCTCTGAACAGCGCCTACTGGGGCATCGAAAAGTGCGTGGATCTGCTGACGGAAGCCATACAGATTCTGTAA
- a CDS encoding cation:proton antiporter, protein MEKTLLDLVLLLTATKIGGLISRKLKMPEVLGALLAGVVLGPMLLHVVQYDDSIKLLSDLGVIMLMFLAGLETNWEQFKKAGKSSAVIALSGVLIPLVLGALSAYLFFQDTTEDIFLGIILSATSVSITVETLTELGKLNSKPGIHILGAAVIDDILGLVLISVLLSVKNGSGSSLIFTGLKIVLFCLAGVLAIVFLPNFLNRLLKDAQPGYAFFTFSLAAVLLVAFAAESLGIASITGAYLCGLLFSQLKHKEYLERNVKVLSSGFLSPIFFASVGLEATFTGFNSKVVLITAVMFVVAVIGKVIGCSGAARLFHLRRSESVQIGIGMISRGEVAIITANIGLQNHIITQEVFIPTILVVLLTTVLTPVLLKVVFNHKTEMRLDAA, encoded by the coding sequence ATGGAGAAAACGTTACTGGATCTTGTATTGCTTTTAACAGCCACTAAAATCGGCGGGCTTATCAGCCGCAAGCTGAAAATGCCGGAAGTGCTTGGTGCGCTGCTGGCAGGTGTGGTTCTTGGCCCTATGCTGCTTCATGTGGTGCAGTATGACGACAGCATCAAGCTTCTTTCGGACTTAGGCGTTATCATGCTGATGTTCCTTGCGGGGCTTGAAACCAACTGGGAACAGTTCAAAAAAGCCGGCAAGTCCTCTGCTGTTATTGCACTGTCCGGTGTCCTTATCCCGCTGGTTTTGGGCGCGCTGAGTGCTTATCTGTTCTTTCAGGATACCACAGAAGACATTTTCCTTGGCATCATTCTGTCCGCTACCAGTGTCAGCATTACAGTAGAAACGCTGACGGAGCTCGGCAAGTTAAACTCAAAACCGGGCATCCATATCCTTGGCGCCGCGGTGATTGATGATATTCTGGGACTTGTGCTCATTTCCGTCTTGCTTTCCGTCAAGAACGGCAGCGGCAGTTCGCTGATTTTTACCGGACTGAAAATTGTTCTGTTCTGTTTGGCTGGGGTTCTGGCAATTGTTTTTTTGCCGAACTTTCTCAATCGATTGCTCAAAGACGCGCAGCCGGGGTATGCATTTTTCACGTTTTCACTTGCTGCTGTTCTGCTGGTTGCTTTTGCCGCCGAAAGTCTTGGCATTGCCTCGATCACCGGCGCATACCTTTGCGGGCTGTTGTTTTCGCAGCTGAAGCATAAGGAATATCTGGAGCGGAATGTGAAAGTCCTTTCTTCCGGATTTCTTTCTCCCATTTTCTTCGCAAGCGTGGGACTGGAGGCAACTTTCACCGGTTTCAACAGCAAGGTGGTGCTCATTACGGCTGTAATGTTTGTTGTTGCCGTCATCGGAAAAGTCATTGGCTGCAGTGGTGCGGCGCGGCTTTTTCACTTGCGCCGCAGTGAGTCGGTGCAAATCGGTATCGGCATGATTTCGCGTGGCGAGGTGGCAATTATTACGGCCAATATTGGGCTGCAGAATCACATTATCACGCAGGAGGTCTTCATTCCCACCATTTTAGTGGTGCTGCTCACCACTGTTCTGACACCGGTTCTGCTGAAAGTCGTATTCAACCACAAGACGGAAATGCGGTTGGATGCAGCATGA
- a CDS encoding 3-oxoacyl-[acyl-carrier-protein] synthase III C-terminal domain-containing protein, giving the protein MEDNEKYIAHFKERGKDVEHFFRDVYGRDKRYRIDLTKESSLTLATAAAKKVLKNTGITGSALDMILFSSQLPEYVAPPSSVLVHYAVGGKTDCICYDINVDCTGLSTALESAAKYMSVSENVNKVMLVGCDLISMIADPECEYSYGIYGDAACALILEKTEEDCGLQDSKLWVNSDEHADIVFPGCGFSKLFQVEDRSELLLRWNPDATVNLEDASEHILQLLQKNHLSVDDVKMFCCSQSVYLFLQKLRALLSMEESQSLYVGDEYGYTGTTSPFIVLWKSIQQGMVKKGDYVVIWTIGSGRTNIVLLLKL; this is encoded by the coding sequence GTGGAGGACAACGAAAAATATATCGCACACTTTAAGGAACGCGGGAAAGATGTCGAGCATTTTTTTCGCGATGTTTACGGGCGGGACAAGCGGTACCGCATTGACCTGACCAAGGAAAGCAGTCTGACGCTGGCAACGGCTGCTGCAAAAAAAGTTTTAAAGAACACCGGCATAACCGGCAGTGCGTTGGATATGATCCTTTTTTCCAGTCAGCTTCCCGAATACGTTGCGCCGCCGAGTTCGGTTCTGGTTCACTATGCGGTGGGTGGCAAAACCGACTGCATCTGTTATGATATCAACGTGGATTGCACCGGTTTGTCAACTGCACTGGAATCTGCGGCAAAGTATATGTCAGTCAGCGAAAATGTCAACAAAGTTATGCTTGTGGGCTGCGACCTCATCAGCATGATTGCTGACCCGGAGTGCGAGTACAGCTACGGGATTTACGGGGATGCCGCCTGTGCACTGATTCTGGAGAAAACAGAAGAAGACTGCGGTCTGCAGGATTCAAAGCTTTGGGTAAATTCGGATGAACACGCGGACATTGTTTTTCCGGGCTGCGGTTTTTCCAAGCTGTTTCAGGTAGAGGACCGAAGCGAACTGCTCCTGCGCTGGAATCCGGACGCCACCGTGAATCTTGAGGATGCTTCGGAACACATCCTGCAGCTGCTTCAGAAAAACCATTTGTCTGTCGATGATGTTAAAATGTTCTGCTGCTCACAGTCGGTTTATCTGTTTCTGCAAAAACTTCGCGCACTGCTTTCGATGGAGGAAAGCCAAAGTTTGTATGTCGGCGATGAGTACGGCTATACCGGCACAACCAGTCCGTTCATTGTCCTGTGGAAATCTATTCAGCAGGGTATGGTCAAAAAAGGGGATTATGTGGTTATTTGGACCATTGGCTCCGGACGGACCAATATTGTATTGTTACTTAAATTGTAA
- a CDS encoding PucR family transcriptional regulator — MQTQIAELYQLTKEKYQLRLLGGKSGLCNTASWLYLAEDAQNFSFLKGGELIITTGLFTQSGTTLQEFLRLLVLENCSGAILNTGKYLQETDVGPDILAFCEMNRFPLFVMPWEMHLADIMQDLCRLFLNENRREDQIDTAFQALLDGAATPEKPLRLLNQTGFPTDCAYQVLAVSGLPAPMQITSALNAYGYYYHLLQKDNLHILILRLPVPKTFLHDCSDTICYCDSISLGIGVTAESLANLALSYKCARFALAAAQFWKQPLLQFAQLGPLRLLFHIDNPAFLQTYAQEHLGVLEQYDQKRNTTYLETLKVYLQADCSLLRASAQLHMHRNTLVYRIQKIKELLHTDFSDATEKLELLLSFYIREYLSI; from the coding sequence ATGCAGACACAAATTGCAGAACTGTACCAACTGACCAAAGAGAAATACCAACTGCGGCTGCTGGGCGGCAAAAGCGGTCTTTGCAACACTGCGTCCTGGCTGTATCTGGCGGAGGATGCACAGAATTTTTCCTTTTTAAAGGGCGGCGAGCTGATCATCACAACCGGACTGTTCACCCAGAGTGGAACCACCCTGCAGGAGTTTCTGCGGCTGCTGGTACTGGAAAACTGCAGCGGCGCCATCCTCAACACCGGCAAATACCTGCAGGAAACCGACGTTGGGCCGGACATCCTTGCGTTTTGCGAGATGAACCGCTTTCCTCTGTTTGTCATGCCATGGGAAATGCATCTGGCAGACATCATGCAGGATCTCTGCCGGCTGTTTTTAAACGAAAACCGTCGGGAAGATCAGATTGACACAGCTTTTCAAGCCCTGCTGGATGGCGCCGCCACCCCGGAAAAGCCGCTGCGTCTGCTCAACCAAACCGGCTTCCCCACCGACTGCGCCTATCAGGTACTGGCTGTCAGCGGGCTGCCTGCGCCCATGCAGATTACCTCTGCGCTGAACGCTTACGGCTACTACTACCATCTGCTGCAAAAAGACAATCTGCACATACTCATTCTGCGCCTGCCGGTTCCCAAAACCTTTCTGCACGACTGCAGCGACACCATCTGCTACTGTGACAGCATCTCTCTGGGCATTGGCGTCACGGCGGAAAGCCTTGCAAATCTGGCGCTGTCTTACAAATGCGCGCGGTTTGCGCTTGCGGCAGCGCAGTTCTGGAAGCAGCCCCTGCTGCAATTTGCGCAGTTGGGGCCGCTCCGCCTGCTGTTTCATATAGATAACCCCGCCTTTTTGCAGACCTACGCACAGGAGCACCTGGGCGTGCTGGAGCAGTACGACCAGAAGCGAAACACCACCTACCTCGAAACACTGAAAGTGTACCTGCAGGCAGACTGCAGCCTGCTGCGCGCTTCCGCACAGCTGCATATGCACCGCAACACACTGGTTTACCGGATTCAAAAAATCAAAGAACTGCTGCACACGGATTTTTCGGACGCAACAGAAAAGCTGGAACTGCTGCTTTCCTTTTATATTCGGGAGTACCTTTCCATTTAA
- a CDS encoding flavodoxin family protein: MKTAVLYFSKTGYTQQMAEAVAQGMRSVPGVQAEIFSLEEADPAYLQESCAVVFGTPTYYASTCWQMKKWFDESHSIVLAGKVGAAFATADYAQGGADLALQTLLCHMLVKGMLVYSGGSALGQPYIHLGPVCTRDTREQSRPLYVTFGMRIAQKAMQLFGQENESKKIVENP; encoded by the coding sequence ATGAAAACTGCGGTCTTGTATTTCAGTAAAACCGGTTATACCCAGCAGATGGCAGAGGCGGTTGCGCAGGGAATGCGGTCTGTTCCCGGTGTGCAGGCGGAAATTTTTTCATTGGAAGAAGCAGACCCGGCATATTTGCAGGAAAGCTGTGCGGTGGTGTTCGGAACGCCGACGTATTATGCCAGTACCTGCTGGCAGATGAAGAAATGGTTTGACGAATCGCACAGCATTGTTCTCGCGGGGAAAGTTGGCGCGGCGTTTGCCACGGCTGATTATGCGCAGGGCGGGGCAGACCTTGCCTTGCAGACGCTCCTCTGCCATATGCTGGTGAAAGGGATGCTGGTGTATTCCGGCGGTTCTGCACTCGGGCAGCCGTACATTCATTTGGGCCCAGTGTGCACGCGTGATACAAGGGAGCAGAGCAGACCCCTGTACGTCACGTTTGGAATGCGGATTGCACAAAAAGCGATGCAACTTTTTGGGCAGGAAAATGAAAGCAAAAAAATTGTAGAAAACCCTTGA